The Chryseobacterium sp. 52 genome includes a region encoding these proteins:
- a CDS encoding SusC/RagA family TonB-linked outer membrane protein, whose protein sequence is MNLRISRSLGVVAVLYFTANFSAQTKVKDSVPKENKIDEIVMIGYGGVKKQNLTSAVSSVKSDAFDDRPLYNVGQALQGQAAGVNVIQSSGKPGAGLDVKIRGNNSISSSVSPLYVVDGIQTNDITGINTDDILDMTILKDASSTAIYGVNGSSGVVIITTKRGKLGKPQLNFNAYWGVSKAVKNIDVLNLDQYKSLLSDIQANGGSDYLSTVNNARYAGINTDWGKEVFQTGFDQNYNVNYAFGNEKVKAYTALGYQDIAGIINPSKFQRTSVKINLDAVIAPWLKLNSSVNYFFTSLTNTNDNLSTARGGVVLSAFNTPRFLPVYGTDVNLDPSDPIVYNQTTGQINDGYKPGQFAPNPYQSSWENPVAYQSRKDKTQTQRFLSNLGLDVKLLKNLVWKPIISFDMTDSRNVKFTDGYQTSYGRSKMGIGSEEYYLYQEYNFENTLTYTLKKSAHDLSLLGGVQINQKSMENRYFAGEKFEEGTTLFNYDLAGTKGYDNHKEILRNASFFGRALYTYDGKYTLMGVFRYNGFSGLAPERKWGFFPGVSASWLVSKEDFLADSKTISELKLRGGWGQTGNVSGVPAYSHFNIFDPYFTNGEAVYSVKQYDSSDLTWETTTDANIGVDFGFFNNRIKLAVDAYKRTTKDLVFPFILGSSVAPIYRNFGSLENKGLEFSLNTINIKKENFTWNSSFNISFAENKITDLSSQYLKSISAANIDGYGQIIRLQPGQSISTFYGYKVDKVDPNTGDLIYKDLNGNGYLDVDDRTTIGNPNPKYTFGFSNNFTLKNWYLDMLITGSVGNDVFNATRFDLEMMNDYKNQSTAVLNRWTTVGQITDVPRANSNSAQAISDRFVEDGSYIKLKAVTLGYNFNKPFKGLNKLNVYVTGQNIFTITDYSGMDPEVNAFSPNRNTTGAEKSVFGIDYGTYPQVRTFIIGLKANF, encoded by the coding sequence CTGTGTTGTATTTTACAGCGAATTTCAGTGCACAGACCAAGGTTAAAGATTCCGTTCCGAAAGAAAATAAGATTGACGAGATCGTAATGATCGGCTACGGAGGTGTAAAAAAACAGAATTTAACAAGTGCCGTCTCATCAGTCAAATCTGATGCTTTTGATGATCGCCCTTTGTATAACGTAGGTCAGGCTCTTCAGGGCCAGGCAGCAGGTGTTAATGTTATTCAGTCCTCAGGAAAGCCAGGGGCGGGTCTTGATGTTAAAATCAGGGGAAATAATTCAATTTCTTCATCAGTAAGTCCATTATACGTGGTGGATGGTATCCAGACTAATGACATCACAGGAATCAATACAGATGATATTCTGGACATGACTATTCTTAAAGATGCTTCTTCTACAGCTATTTATGGTGTGAATGGATCTTCCGGGGTCGTTATTATTACAACCAAAAGAGGGAAGCTGGGAAAACCACAGCTTAATTTTAATGCCTATTGGGGCGTTTCAAAAGCTGTGAAAAATATAGATGTTCTGAATTTGGATCAATACAAATCATTGTTGTCCGACATACAGGCTAATGGTGGTTCTGATTATCTTTCTACCGTAAACAATGCCAGATATGCAGGTATTAACACAGATTGGGGGAAAGAAGTTTTTCAGACAGGGTTTGATCAAAACTATAATGTAAACTATGCTTTTGGGAATGAAAAGGTAAAAGCATATACGGCTTTGGGATATCAGGATATTGCGGGAATCATTAATCCTTCTAAATTTCAGCGGACTTCAGTGAAAATAAATTTAGATGCAGTAATTGCGCCATGGTTGAAGCTTAATTCTTCAGTCAACTACTTCTTTACTTCACTTACTAATACTAATGATAACTTAAGTACAGCAAGAGGTGGTGTCGTTCTAAGTGCTTTTAATACGCCTAGATTTTTACCTGTTTACGGAACAGATGTAAATCTTGATCCTTCAGATCCAATAGTTTATAATCAGACTACAGGACAGATCAATGACGGATATAAGCCTGGACAGTTTGCTCCCAATCCTTATCAGTCATCCTGGGAAAATCCTGTGGCTTATCAATCCAGAAAAGATAAAACACAAACCCAGCGGTTTTTAAGCAATTTAGGCTTGGATGTAAAACTTTTAAAAAATCTTGTCTGGAAACCAATCATATCATTTGATATGACAGATTCCAGGAATGTAAAATTTACAGACGGATATCAGACCAGTTACGGGAGATCAAAAATGGGGATAGGTTCTGAAGAATATTATCTGTACCAGGAATATAATTTTGAAAACACGCTGACCTATACCTTGAAAAAATCGGCTCATGACTTGTCCTTATTAGGAGGTGTTCAGATCAATCAAAAAAGTATGGAGAACCGTTATTTTGCAGGGGAGAAATTTGAAGAAGGAACGACATTGTTTAATTATGATCTTGCGGGGACAAAAGGTTATGATAATCATAAAGAGATTTTAAGGAATGCCTCTTTTTTTGGAAGAGCATTATACACTTATGATGGGAAATATACTTTAATGGGAGTTTTCCGATATAATGGTTTTTCTGGTTTGGCACCGGAAAGGAAATGGGGATTCTTCCCAGGAGTGTCTGCTTCATGGTTAGTATCTAAAGAAGATTTCCTGGCAGACAGTAAAACAATCAGTGAATTAAAGCTTAGAGGAGGATGGGGACAGACCGGAAATGTTTCCGGAGTGCCGGCATATTCACATTTTAATATATTTGATCCATATTTTACCAATGGAGAAGCTGTTTACAGTGTTAAACAATATGACAGTAGTGATCTTACATGGGAAACCACTACAGATGCTAACATAGGTGTTGATTTTGGATTTTTCAATAACCGGATCAAACTGGCAGTTGATGCATACAAGAGAACTACAAAAGATCTTGTATTTCCGTTTATTCTCGGATCCAGTGTTGCTCCAATCTACAGAAACTTTGGAAGTTTAGAAAATAAAGGCCTTGAATTTTCTTTAAATACAATCAATATTAAAAAAGAAAATTTTACATGGAACAGTTCCTTTAATATTTCATTTGCTGAAAATAAAATTACCGATCTTAGCTCCCAATATCTTAAATCAATATCAGCGGCAAATATAGATGGATATGGTCAGATTATCCGTTTGCAGCCCGGGCAGTCAATAAGTACATTTTATGGATATAAAGTAGACAAAGTAGACCCTAATACCGGAGATCTGATTTATAAGGATTTAAATGGTAACGGGTATTTGGATGTGGATGACAGAACGACTATTGGAAATCCAAACCCAAAATATACATTTGGTTTCAGCAATAATTTTACATTAAAAAATTGGTATCTGGATATGTTAATTACCGGATCGGTAGGAAATGATGTTTTCAATGCGACAAGATTTGACCTGGAAATGATGAATGATTATAAAAACCAGTCAACAGCAGTGTTGAACCGCTGGACAACAGTAGGTCAGATTACAGATGTGCCGAGAGCAAACTCTAATTCTGCACAGGCGATTTCAGATAGATTTGTTGAAGACGGTTCTTATATAAAGTTAAAAGCAGTTACATTGGGCTATAACTTTAATAAACCATTTAAAGGCTTGAATAAGCTTAATGTATATGTAACCGGACAGAACATTTTCACCATCACAGATTATTCAGGGATGGATCCTGAAGTAAATGCATTCAGTCCCAACAGGAATACAACAGGCGCTGAGAAATCTGTTTTCGGAATAGATTACGG